The proteins below are encoded in one region of Candidatus Moraniibacteriota bacterium:
- a CDS encoding beta-propeller fold lactonase family protein — translation MRRVSFVEEKRKPYQTLIQRKKGCFDSVAPQRMQRKRSTFFRRHFSEWKKNFFVVLLETIKKTTGFFVALLSKKKKRVLSDVISHKKQRRFGSLFPSFGSLASKSIKEVGQVLMGSWKAQVSALLVIVIVSGTYLLPLGSQGATYTFTQNSWSGGVTVNTAVHPGNQTNWNEYTSQSGLTVGTDVKLPATGYTFTDDGTTIPQGLATGGGFGNGTNNITQVTGSGSGARVEFVKSGLLTALSPATRPTGTQPRDITISSDGTSVYVANYGSNTLSQYSRNTSTGLLTPLTPATISAGANPIGITISPDGISVYVTNSGNTTVSQYSRNTSTGLLTPLTPATISAETSPRGITISSDGTSVYVANYGSNTLSQYSRNTSTGLLTPLTPATISTGIQPNNVIISSDGMSVYVNNYNEVSQYSRNTSTGLLTQLTPATISTMNGSYSITISPDGTSVYVTNYDYQRIFQYNRNIGTGLLTYVDTINTSNSPYGIVISSSGASAYTANLSSSNVSQYNRNTSTGILTPLTPETISAGASPIGITISPDGTSVYVTNYGNVTVSQYNRFPEVASGTFTSAVINLGASASFSTFGYATTLNGQTITMDVRAGNTATPDGSWTSWTTGVANGGDISSLSGNQYMQYRANFSTTDPSVSPTLDSVTIDYSQYTSGEILSSPYDSSSNANLLSKMSWTATNTSASDTVKLQVRSASTLGGLTSASWCGYTDCSGSTYFTESDNGVTLSPTHPLMTGSDDQYFQYRVTLTSGGAITPILTSVTSQYVVNAAPEFDTAYNTNGLAVSQISDNLDSDWGKIRIIYRVKDFDTTDGTNTPGYITPSFAYDNGSGFVTINSANLSINATANKSVDIANYTQYEAIWDAKTDITNTYSTTLSVKVTVNDNEAANNTATATDTITFDSKAPTLGSYPVLVDASLTPASVTLSATDDSTIEMKVGLNSDLSGSTYEAYNGTKLLTLATNPDIVYVQYRDVYNNETIISSVTSTETPTLMIIQDVSNALNNDWKLFISWRTVAEPFYGFANYKLYASGDNVNFSLVATINSRSTNYYIDETVTFDTIRYYKVKMTDNVGNVSWMSSTLQGKPNGTQDSGEGGGGSETTPPAISNVIHSAVSTTQVTITWDTNELSTSTVGFSVNSGFFTDEIGVFNYADNTGGSGIHSVVLTGLTPATTYFYQVKSSDPAGNEGTDNNGGTGYTFTTNPGPAISNVALSSAANTQATIGWNTDIPASTYISYSTEKSETALVAPTEVGTTPLTTSHIQTISGLQPGTVYYFFVKSEDTDSNMALDTNGGVFYQFTTTTDNTSPVISTLGASVITYDRVAITWLTDEQSTSQIRYATTGGGPYTSTTETVTYGQDHFVILPSLVADTTYYFKAYSADLSGNTTLSSQNSFKTLPDPSFQHDPLTSITGMNTVLITDTNAVISLVTDQPALCTIEYGTAPSNYAATPVTETLENKRHSITLPSLLFSTIYYYQATCIDNLDTVVVSDEASFTTKPIQVDSGSEGGDLISPTISSVNVSDVTGENATVTWSTDEVSNGYVRYGITTDYGDMSGEDVINSAIETYAVEHTIFLKNLIPSTKYYFVVLSSDARGNLTTSSESSFTTTSPSTISSINIVSNKIGEAVLAWKTSTLMSSIVEYGLSETYGDKQESNTQTKTHTMTVNKLESNQLYHFRVKGKDKLNNLFASSDYTFSPRSLPGISNVTTKVLSDTEVEVSFNTSVPTDASVSYTNTKESSDTGSQGKPDLSLSHTVVLKGLKPGSVYNAKIVATDEAGNKVTQDAKNFTTSQDTTAPEIDQLKTDMALAQDGKVQAIVSWYTDEPATTSIAYKEGSNGEEKTIDMPTDPSTSHVIVLTSFKIGSVYFLKAKSIDKAGNESISREKMIITPQQTENVVQMIIGNFNDMFGWAKF, via the coding sequence ATGCGAAGAGTGTCTTTTGTAGAAGAAAAAAGAAAACCATATCAAACCCTCATTCAGAGAAAGAAAGGGTGTTTTGATAGTGTTGCACCGCAGAGAATGCAGAGAAAAAGAAGCACTTTCTTCAGACGTCATTTTTCGGAATGGAAGAAAAATTTCTTCGTAGTACTCCTAGAAACAATAAAAAAAACAACTGGTTTTTTTGTCGCTCTCCTCTCCAAGAAAAAGAAGAGAGTACTTTCTGATGTCATATCGCATAAGAAACAGAGGAGATTTGGAAGCTTGTTTCCATCTTTTGGAAGCCTTGCTTCCAAATCAATTAAAGAAGTAGGACAAGTATTGATGGGCAGCTGGAAAGCACAGGTATCGGCCTTGCTCGTCATTGTGATCGTCAGTGGTACCTATCTCTTGCCACTCGGTTCACAGGGAGCGACATATACATTTACCCAGAATAGCTGGAGTGGTGGAGTGACGGTGAATACTGCCGTGCATCCTGGCAATCAGACGAACTGGAATGAGTATACGAGTCAGAGTGGACTGACGGTTGGGACTGATGTGAAACTCCCTGCTACCGGTTATACTTTCACCGATGATGGGACGACGATACCACAAGGACTGGCAACAGGTGGGGGATTTGGGAATGGAACGAATAATATAACACAGGTGACGGGAAGCGGCAGTGGAGCGAGAGTAGAATTTGTAAAGAGTGGATTGCTTACAGCACTCAGTCCCGCAACGAGACCTACAGGAACACAGCCTCGTGATATCACAATTTCTTCTGATGGAACATCAGTCTATGTGGCTAATTATGGTAGTAATACATTATCTCAATACAGCAGAAATACCAGCACTGGCCTCCTCACTCCGCTTACCCCCGCAACAATATCGGCAGGAGCAAATCCTATCGGTATTACGATTTCTCCCGATGGAATATCAGTTTATGTAACTAATTCTGGTAACACTACCGTATCTCAATACAGCAGAAATACCAGCACTGGCCTCCTCACTCCGCTTACCCCCGCAACAATATCGGCAGAAACGAGTCCTCGTGGTATCACAATTTCTTCTGATGGAACATCAGTCTATGTGGCTAATTATGGTAGTAATACATTATCTCAATACAGTAGAAATACCAGCACTGGCCTCCTCACTCCGCTTACCCCCGCAACGATATCTACAGGAATCCAACCGAATAATGTTATAATTTCTTCCGATGGGATGTCAGTTTATGTAAATAATTATAATGAAGTATCTCAATACAGCAGAAATACCAGCACTGGCCTCCTTACTCAACTTACCCCTGCAACGATATCCACAATGAATGGTTCCTATAGTATTACAATTTCTCCTGATGGAACATCGGTCTATGTAACTAATTATGATTATCAACGCATTTTTCAATATAACAGAAATATAGGTACTGGTTTGCTTACATATGTAGATACTATAAATACATCTAATAGTCCGTATGGTATTGTTATCTCTTCGTCTGGAGCATCGGCTTACACTGCCAATTTATCAAGCTCAAATGTATCTCAATACAACAGAAATACCAGTACTGGAATTCTTACTCCACTTACCCCCGAAACAATATCGGCAGGAGCAAGTCCTATCGGTATAACGATTTCTCCTGATGGAACATCGGTCTACGTGACTAATTATGGTAATGTTACTGTATCTCAATATAATCGTTTTCCCGAAGTAGCTTCTGGTACTTTCACTTCTGCCGTTATTAACCTCGGAGCGTCTGCCTCCTTTTCCACTTTTGGTTATGCTACGACACTCAACGGACAAACCATAACGATGGACGTCCGGGCGGGTAATACTGCGACGCCAGATGGTTCGTGGACTTCCTGGACAACTGGTGTCGCGAATGGTGGAGACATCTCATCATTATCAGGCAATCAATACATGCAGTATCGTGCGAATTTTTCGACAACTGATCCGTCTGTTTCACCCACTCTTGACTCTGTTACCATCGACTACTCCCAGTACACATCAGGAGAGATTCTTTCTTCTCCGTACGACTCTTCCTCGAATGCCAATCTTCTCTCCAAAATGAGTTGGACAGCGACAAATACGAGTGCCAGTGATACTGTGAAACTTCAAGTGCGTTCTGCGTCTACTCTCGGAGGTCTCACATCTGCTTCCTGGTGTGGATACACTGATTGTTCAGGATCTACATATTTCACCGAGAGTGACAATGGGGTGACACTCTCTCCGACGCATCCACTCATGACAGGATCGGATGATCAATATTTCCAATACCGAGTGACTCTTACCTCAGGCGGTGCTATCACCCCGATCCTCACAAGTGTGACATCACAATATGTGGTGAATGCTGCTCCAGAATTTGACACTGCTTACAATACTAATGGTCTCGCAGTCTCACAGATTTCTGATAATCTCGATTCTGACTGGGGAAAAATCCGTATCATCTATCGAGTGAAAGATTTCGATACTACCGATGGAACGAACACTCCTGGATACATCACTCCTTCCTTTGCCTATGACAATGGGTCTGGTTTCGTTACCATCAATAGTGCCAATCTTTCTATCAATGCCACAGCTAACAAGAGTGTCGATATTGCAAACTACACACAGTACGAAGCTATCTGGGACGCGAAGACTGATATTACCAATACCTATAGCACGACTCTTTCAGTGAAAGTGACCGTGAATGACAATGAAGCTGCCAACAATACTGCCACAGCGACTGATACCATCACATTTGATTCCAAGGCGCCAACGCTCGGATCCTATCCTGTTTTGGTTGATGCATCGCTCACTCCAGCGAGTGTCACTCTCTCTGCGACTGATGATTCCACGATTGAAATGAAAGTTGGATTGAATTCTGATCTCTCTGGATCCACCTACGAAGCCTATAATGGAACGAAGCTCCTCACACTCGCTACCAATCCAGACATCGTCTATGTTCAGTATCGAGATGTCTACAACAATGAAACAATCATTTCCTCTGTCACTTCGACAGAAACTCCGACTCTTATGATTATTCAAGATGTGTCGAATGCTCTGAATAATGATTGGAAACTCTTCATCTCTTGGAGAACGGTTGCCGAACCTTTTTATGGATTCGCCAATTACAAACTTTATGCGTCAGGAGACAATGTCAATTTTTCTCTCGTCGCTACTATCAATTCCAGAAGTACTAATTACTATATTGATGAGACTGTCACTTTTGACACGATTCGTTACTACAAGGTCAAGATGACAGACAACGTCGGAAACGTTTCTTGGATGTCGTCGACTCTTCAAGGAAAGCCAAATGGTACTCAAGATTCTGGAGAAGGAGGAGGGGGATCAGAGACCACTCCGCCTGCTATTTCCAATGTTATTCATTCTGCAGTTTCGACAACTCAAGTCACTATCACTTGGGATACCAACGAACTCTCTACTTCGACGGTCGGTTTTTCCGTTAACAGTGGATTTTTCACTGATGAAATCGGCGTGTTCAACTATGCGGATAACACTGGAGGAAGTGGTATCCATAGCGTCGTACTTACCGGTCTCACTCCTGCTACAACGTATTTCTATCAGGTCAAATCTTCTGATCCAGCAGGCAACGAAGGTACTGATAATAACGGGGGAACAGGATATACGTTCACTACCAATCCAGGTCCAGCTATTTCCAATGTTGCTCTCTCGAGCGCCGCGAATACTCAGGCAACAATAGGTTGGAACACGGATATTCCTGCCTCTACTTATATTTCTTACTCAACAGAAAAATCAGAAACTGCTCTCGTCGCTCCTACCGAAGTCGGTACCACTCCACTCACGACGAGTCATATTCAGACAATATCAGGATTGCAACCTGGTACGGTTTACTATTTCTTTGTGAAATCAGAAGATACGGATAGTAATATGGCTCTCGATACCAATGGAGGCGTTTTCTATCAATTCACTACTACCACGGACAATACAAGTCCTGTCATTTCCACTCTCGGAGCTTCTGTCATCACGTATGATCGAGTAGCTATCACTTGGCTCACCGATGAACAAAGTACGAGTCAGATACGATATGCTACTACTGGAGGAGGACCGTATACCAGTACTACAGAAACTGTCACTTATGGACAGGATCATTTTGTTATCCTTCCCTCTCTCGTCGCTGACACTACTTATTATTTCAAAGCCTACTCTGCTGATCTTTCTGGAAATACGACACTTTCCTCACAAAACTCTTTCAAGACACTTCCGGATCCGAGTTTCCAGCACGATCCACTGACGAGTATCACAGGGATGAATACGGTACTTATCACTGATACGAATGCCGTCATCTCACTTGTTACAGACCAGCCTGCTCTCTGTACGATCGAGTACGGCACTGCCCCGAGCAATTATGCAGCCACTCCAGTCACTGAGACTCTCGAAAACAAGCGCCACTCTATCACGCTTCCATCACTTCTCTTTTCGACGATTTATTATTACCAGGCAACCTGTATCGATAATCTCGACACAGTGGTTGTTTCTGATGAAGCGAGTTTCACGACCAAACCGATACAGGTAGACAGCGGAAGCGAAGGGGGTGATCTGATATCCCCGACAATCTCGAGTGTGAATGTGTCAGATGTGACAGGAGAGAATGCAACGGTGACATGGAGTACGGATGAGGTCAGTAATGGGTACGTGAGGTACGGCATCACGACGGATTATGGAGATATGTCCGGAGAAGATGTGATCAATTCAGCTATCGAGACGTACGCTGTCGAACATACGATTTTTCTCAAGAATCTCATCCCGAGTACCAAATATTATTTTGTCGTCCTTTCTTCCGATGCGAGAGGCAATCTCACTACTTCCTCCGAATCCTCTTTCACTACTACTTCTCCTTCGACCATTTCTTCTATCAATATCGTTTCGAACAAAATCGGCGAAGCAGTTCTCGCTTGGAAAACGAGTACACTTATGTCTTCTATTGTGGAATACGGTCTCTCAGAAACGTACGGAGACAAACAAGAAAGTAATACCCAAACGAAGACGCACACAATGACTGTCAACAAGCTCGAGAGCAATCAACTTTATCATTTTCGTGTCAAAGGTAAGGATAAATTAAACAACCTTTTCGCTTCTTCTGATTACACATTCTCGCCCCGTTCTCTTCCGGGAATTAGTAATGTCACGACCAAAGTACTTTCTGATACGGAAGTCGAAGTGAGTTTCAATACGAGCGTTCCGACCGATGCATCCGTCTCCTATACGAATACCAAGGAGAGTTCTGATACCGGGTCTCAGGGTAAGCCTGATCTTTCCCTCTCGCACACTGTCGTCCTCAAGGGACTGAAACCAGGGTCGGTGTACAATGCCAAGATCGTTGCGACAGATGAAGCAGGGAACAAGGTGACTCAGGATGCCAAAAACTTCACAACGAGTCAAGATACCACTGCTCCAGAAATTGACCAACTCAAAACTGATATGGCTCTCGCTCAAGATGGCAAAGTCCAGGCTATTGTTTCGTGGTACACTGATGAACCAGCCACCACTTCCATTGCTTACAAAGAAGGATCGAATGGAGAAGAAAAGACGATTGATATGCCGACCGATCCATCGACTTCACACGTGATAGTGCTCACATCATTCAAGATTGGTTCTGTCTATTTTCTCAAGGCCAAGTCTATCGATAAAGCAGGTAATGAAAGCATCTCAAGAGAAAAAATGATTATTACTCCACAACAAACTGAAAATGTTGTACAGATGATTATCGGGAACTTCAATGATATGTTTGGATGGGCGAAGTTTTAA
- a CDS encoding D-aminoacylase, with the protein MYDIVIKNGTIIDGSGRPMFRADIAIKEGIIASIGDLASAQAERIIDADGQYVAPGFVDVNNHSDTYWQIFNEPGMESLVSQGVTTIIGGNSGASLAPLFSPENIRAIQKWTNVEKINFNWLSMQDFLKETERRRIGVNFATLVGHGTLRRGAMDDKTRTITPDEIHAMDAMLEKALEEGAIGLSTGLAYTHARGARTRELSTLAKTAVSHQGIYATYVRDEGADVVKAVEEAILVAREAESSLHISHLKVVGKKNWHYMDDVFHLIETAALDEVPISFDVYPYTTTGSVLYTLLPEWITGEGRKMMLARLKDAGVRSTVLRDMKQNDTDYSQITISSSHLNKMLSRRKISEIALLQGKTPEETVLDFLIASEGQAIVSFEALSEKNVLKSIQHPFSIISSNGVGYSTEYAKSGNLVHPRNFGTFPKVFAEYVRNQKALSWEEAVHKMTGKPAKQFQLEKRGLLQEGYFADIVIFQPDNIADRATIEEPYQYSTGISFVIINGQFALANDTLIPDARYGMVLRKKNKHWFGW; encoded by the coding sequence ATGTATGATATCGTGATAAAAAATGGCACTATCATCGACGGAAGTGGCCGTCCGATGTTTCGTGCCGATATTGCTATCAAGGAAGGAATTATTGCATCGATAGGAGATCTGGCATCAGCACAGGCCGAGCGAATCATTGATGCAGACGGACAGTATGTGGCGCCAGGTTTTGTGGATGTGAACAATCATTCTGATACGTATTGGCAAATTTTCAACGAACCGGGCATGGAGAGTCTCGTCTCTCAGGGCGTGACGACAATCATCGGTGGGAATTCAGGAGCATCGCTTGCGCCACTTTTTTCTCCAGAAAATATCCGTGCGATTCAGAAATGGACCAATGTCGAAAAAATAAATTTCAATTGGTTATCGATGCAGGATTTTCTCAAAGAAACAGAGCGTCGTCGTATCGGGGTCAATTTTGCGACGCTTGTCGGACATGGAACACTGAGACGTGGAGCGATGGATGACAAGACGCGTACCATCACACCCGATGAAATCCACGCAATGGATGCAATGCTCGAAAAAGCCCTAGAAGAAGGTGCTATAGGGCTTTCGACAGGACTTGCTTATACTCACGCCAGAGGTGCTCGTACGAGAGAATTGTCGACACTTGCCAAAACAGCTGTCTCTCATCAGGGAATCTATGCAACGTACGTGCGTGATGAAGGCGCAGATGTCGTCAAAGCGGTTGAAGAAGCTATTCTCGTTGCTCGTGAAGCGGAATCTTCTCTCCATATTTCTCATTTGAAAGTTGTCGGCAAGAAGAATTGGCACTATATGGACGATGTTTTTCATCTTATAGAAACCGCCGCGCTCGATGAAGTGCCGATAAGTTTCGATGTCTATCCGTATACAACAACAGGATCTGTCCTCTACACTCTTCTTCCGGAATGGATTACGGGAGAAGGTCGCAAAATGATGCTTGCTCGTCTCAAAGATGCTGGAGTGCGAAGCACGGTACTTCGTGATATGAAGCAAAACGATACGGATTATTCACAGATTACCATTTCTTCGTCTCACTTAAATAAAATGCTCTCGCGACGAAAAATTTCTGAAATTGCTCTCCTTCAAGGGAAGACGCCCGAAGAAACAGTGCTTGATTTTCTCATAGCGAGCGAAGGACAGGCTATCGTTTCTTTTGAAGCATTGTCCGAGAAGAATGTCTTGAAATCCATCCAACATCCATTTTCTATTATTAGTAGCAATGGCGTTGGATACAGTACCGAGTATGCCAAGTCTGGCAATCTTGTGCACCCACGTAATTTTGGTACTTTCCCTAAAGTGTTTGCAGAATATGTCCGTAATCAGAAAGCCCTCAGCTGGGAAGAGGCAGTGCACAAAATGACCGGGAAACCAGCTAAGCAATTTCAGTTGGAGAAGAGAGGACTCTTGCAGGAAGGGTATTTCGCTGATATAGTCATATTTCAGCCAGACAATATTGCTGATCGTGCCACTATAGAAGAACCATATCAATACTCAACGGGCATTTCTTTTGTGATTATCAATGGACAGTTTGCTCTCGCTAACGATACCTTGATTCCAGATGCTCGATATGGCATGGTTCTTCGAAAGAAAAACAAACACTGGTTTGGATGGTAG
- the murD gene encoding UDP-N-acetylmuramoyl-L-alanine--D-glutamate ligase — translation MLQESFFKNKRVTVFGLGLNMGGVGTVVFLLEHGVREVIVTDIKKREELGPALEKLAKYKNITYILGQHRPEDFSHVDMVIKNPVISWTNEYIRLAQKNNIPVEMDSSIFFALCKAPIIGITGSKGKTTTSTLIAHILEKSGKKVMRIGIGQVGVLSSLKKITSDTTVVFELSSWRLSALRYMKKSPHIAVLTNIYPDHLNYYKTMADYIEDKKNIFLFQKKNDVVIANFDNEAVRDMVQDAPGSIVWFSERDEIDGDGVWLKDGMIWIRKQGESHELMPIKHRTLRGEHNQSNILSAVSTVLASGLSAKQIVSGIESFPGVEHRLEYVGESRGVQYFNDTTATIPEASLSALRSFSEPIILLAGGSDKNLQFDAFAEAIATRVKGLILFRGTATDKLILSLRKYLPDTEKNQIFTVVDSMDKAVEIASRSAEPGDIVLLSPGSASFGVFKNEFDRGEQFRRIVQSL, via the coding sequence ATGTTGCAAGAATCTTTTTTCAAGAACAAGCGAGTGACGGTGTTTGGTCTTGGTCTCAATATGGGCGGTGTTGGTACGGTAGTGTTTCTTCTCGAGCACGGTGTGCGTGAAGTGATTGTTACCGATATCAAAAAACGAGAAGAGCTTGGCCCTGCCTTAGAAAAACTTGCCAAATACAAGAATATCACCTATATACTCGGACAACATCGTCCGGAAGATTTTTCCCATGTCGATATGGTGATAAAGAACCCGGTCATATCCTGGACGAATGAATATATCAGGCTCGCACAGAAGAACAATATACCAGTCGAAATGGACTCGAGTATTTTTTTTGCGTTGTGTAAGGCGCCAATTATTGGCATTACTGGAAGTAAAGGAAAAACAACGACATCGACACTGATCGCACACATACTCGAAAAAAGTGGAAAAAAAGTGATGAGAATCGGTATTGGACAAGTCGGTGTGCTTTCCTCGCTCAAAAAAATCACTTCAGATACCACAGTAGTGTTTGAACTTTCTTCTTGGAGACTCTCTGCTTTACGATATATGAAGAAAAGTCCTCATATTGCTGTGCTTACCAATATCTATCCTGATCACCTCAATTATTACAAGACGATGGCTGACTATATCGAGGATAAGAAAAACATTTTTCTTTTTCAGAAAAAAAATGATGTGGTGATTGCTAATTTCGACAATGAAGCGGTGCGTGATATGGTACAAGATGCTCCTGGATCAATTGTTTGGTTTTCTGAACGAGATGAAATCGATGGAGATGGAGTCTGGCTCAAAGATGGGATGATATGGATTCGTAAACAAGGTGAATCTCACGAACTCATGCCTATAAAACATCGTACCCTTCGAGGAGAACACAACCAAAGTAATATTCTTTCTGCAGTTTCTACAGTTCTCGCTTCTGGATTATCTGCGAAACAGATTGTGTCAGGTATCGAGAGTTTCCCTGGTGTCGAGCATCGTCTCGAATATGTAGGGGAGAGTCGAGGCGTGCAGTATTTCAATGACACCACCGCGACTATTCCTGAAGCATCTCTCTCCGCTCTCCGTTCGTTCTCCGAACCGATCATCCTTCTCGCTGGAGGAAGTGACAAGAATCTTCAGTTTGATGCATTTGCAGAAGCCATAGCGACACGTGTGAAAGGACTCATTTTGTTCCGAGGGACAGCAACCGACAAACTCATTCTTTCGCTTCGAAAGTATCTCCCAGATACAGAAAAAAACCAGATATTCACAGTAGTAGACAGTATGGATAAAGCAGTAGAAATCGCGTCCCGATCAGCGGAGCCGGGAGATATTGTCCTTCTTTCTCCGGGATCAGCGAGTTTCGGTGTTTTCAAGAATGAATTCGATCGTGGTGAACAATTCAGACGAATAGTCCAATCATTATAG
- a CDS encoding metal-sensitive transcriptional regulator gives MTIPKKTSPVLSRIARIEGQLKGVRRMVEEEKDCLAVITQITAIREAVAMLGVELLKDDISCKWDGKKKISEAYLKSLFKMQ, from the coding sequence ATGACGATTCCGAAGAAAACATCGCCGGTGCTCTCGCGTATTGCGCGCATCGAAGGACAATTGAAAGGCGTACGTCGTATGGTGGAAGAAGAAAAAGATTGTCTCGCTGTCATCACGCAGATCACCGCTATTCGCGAAGCGGTGGCGATGCTCGGAGTAGAGCTTCTCAAGGATGATATATCTTGCAAATGGGATGGCAAGAAAAAAATCAGCGAAGCATATCTGAAATCCCTTTTCAAAATGCAGTAG
- a CDS encoding SDR family oxidoreductase, whose protein sequence is MNKYLFNVSGHALVLGGSGGIGSEIARALVVHGVKKLTLTYSGNRSKAEAVAEELKTLGADIFLAQVSDRTDETKSSFEQMLEESVTTLGEEITLLVDSIGISPNTDLTEQTLKTRIDADRKKIPGWNDVYAVNVMGSFISTRAVLERMKAKEVKGAVVLITSTNGINSWAEYSMHYDSSKAAMAMQILGFASHYAKYGIRVNGVAPGWINTGMNDTLPDGEYESECAKIWLGHFAEPSEVATVVVFLLGSGASYITGQNILVDGGYRG, encoded by the coding sequence ATGAATAAGTACCTTTTCAATGTATCTGGTCACGCACTCGTCTTGGGTGGCAGTGGTGGTATCGGATCTGAGATTGCTCGTGCACTTGTAGTACATGGTGTGAAGAAGCTCACGCTGACCTACAGCGGTAATCGTTCTAAAGCAGAAGCGGTCGCCGAAGAACTCAAAACGCTTGGTGCGGACATCTTTCTTGCACAGGTCTCGGACCGTACCGATGAGACAAAATCATCATTTGAGCAAATGCTCGAAGAATCTGTGACGACACTTGGAGAAGAAATTACACTGTTAGTCGACAGTATTGGTATTTCACCGAACACTGATTTGACAGAACAAACACTCAAGACACGTATTGATGCCGATAGAAAAAAAATCCCTGGTTGGAACGATGTCTATGCGGTGAATGTGATGGGATCATTTATTTCCACTCGTGCCGTCCTCGAGCGTATGAAAGCCAAAGAAGTAAAAGGCGCTGTTGTTCTCATTACTTCGACGAACGGTATCAATTCGTGGGCAGAGTATTCGATGCATTACGATTCGTCCAAGGCGGCAATGGCGATGCAGATACTCGGGTTTGCCTCTCATTATGCCAAGTATGGCATCCGCGTGAACGGTGTTGCTCCAGGGTGGATCAATACGGGTATGAATGATACCTTGCCAGACGGTGAGTATGAAAGTGAATGTGCCAAGATTTGGCTCGGACATTTCGCAGAGCCGAGTGAAGTGGCGACGGTTGTTGTATTTCTCCTTGGATCTGGAGCATCGTATATCACGGGCCAGAATATTCTGGTGGATGGTGGTTATCGAGGCTGA